From the Candidatus Atribacteria bacterium genome, one window contains:
- a CDS encoding glycosyltransferase family 4 protein, producing the protein MMKKLMLIVPSLVKGGVERVVSNLSKGLSNYYQVYVIIYHQPIEYDIEGELINLETPTGSYYKKIINTFYRIIRLKRLIKKISPDFIVSFMGNLQPILTLAPIIVSVRNNPDFFTWQEKLFLITIYKLPNVKKIITCSIGIERKLSNHYHLQNVKNIYNPINFKLIGDKLLSQKPLKFEYILAAGRLHRQKGFDILINSFARSSFKNLIKLVILGEGEERKNLEELILKLDLKNQVLLLGAVDNPFIYMKHAKFFIFSSRYEGFGNILLEVLACETPVVATDCETGTSEIIEDRKNGLLVPPKDENALQSVMEELFYDQKLYERLKANTRKSVEKYRMENIMQDWISLFKEVYHS; encoded by the coding sequence ATGATGAAAAAGTTAATGCTGATAGTGCCCTCCTTGGTAAAAGGAGGGGTAGAAAGAGTAGTAAGCAACCTAAGCAAAGGGTTAAGTAATTACTATCAAGTTTATGTTATTATATATCATCAACCCATAGAATATGATATTGAAGGAGAGTTAATAAATTTAGAGACTCCTACAGGTTCTTATTACAAAAAAATAATAAACACTTTTTACCGAATTATAAGATTAAAAAGATTAATAAAGAAGATCTCGCCAGATTTTATTGTGTCGTTTATGGGTAATTTACAACCTATTTTGACTTTGGCACCAATAATAGTAAGTGTTCGCAATAACCCAGATTTTTTCACCTGGCAGGAAAAATTATTCTTAATAACTATTTATAAACTTCCTAATGTAAAGAAGATAATAACCTGTTCAATCGGAATAGAAAGGAAATTAAGTAATCATTACCACTTACAAAATGTAAAAAATATCTATAATCCGATAAATTTTAAATTAATTGGTGATAAATTATTATCACAAAAGCCCCTTAAATTTGAATATATCTTAGCAGCAGGTAGACTGCATCGACAAAAAGGTTTTGATATTCTGATCAATTCTTTTGCCAGATCGTCTTTTAAGAATTTGATTAAGTTAGTAATTTTAGGTGAAGGGGAAGAAAGAAAAAATTTGGAGGAATTAATCTTAAAATTGGATTTAAAAAACCAGGTTTTGTTATTAGGAGCGGTCGATAATCCCTTTATTTATATGAAACATGCCAAATTTTTCATTTTTTCCTCAAGGTATGAGGGTTTTGGAAATATTTTATTAGAAGTACTGGCTTGCGAAACACCAGTAGTGGCTACAGATTGTGAAACCGGAACGTCTGAAATTATAGAAGATAGAAAAAATGGCCTTCTCGTTCCACCTAAAGATGAAAATGCTTTACAGTCTGTGATGGAAGAGTTATTTTATGATCAAAAATTATATGAAAGATTAAAGGCAAATACACGAAAAAGTGTGGAAAAATATAGGATGGAAAACATAATGCAAGATTGGATAAGTTTATTTAAAGAGGTATATCATTCCTAA
- a CDS encoding radical SAM protein: MMKKYPLRKLIIKPTFACNANCKNCIYRRELYNKLRKEDLLTFDDWKRILKEAYQLGVKLFIISGGEPTLYPRLAELIEIGRNYGWVVKLNSNGSMITPEYAETLIKAGLNFITISLYAPSPDINRQMRGANKLWMKTTSSIRIFSQLEKKYPYFRVNTQSILVRENFRSFTELLKLHYELGSNRMTVSYLEGDFEKKNLLTEEEILYFNKNIIPQALDFCKNLDRDVRGVAIRNLQGLFSQGIISLSNWAKGVYQPKSGHRRSCQSAQGLAFILANGDVHPCHIVEYTHEPVMGNLLKNTLTELWYSNQWMNFRKELLDQCELCPVNLHATIPLRFDKSKPLRNFYESKIKNRKIFQGIESLARIYKKL; the protein is encoded by the coding sequence ATGATGAAAAAATATCCCTTAAGAAAATTAATAATTAAGCCAACATTTGCTTGTAATGCAAACTGTAAGAATTGTATTTATCGCCGTGAATTATATAATAAGTTAAGAAAAGAAGACCTTTTAACTTTTGATGATTGGAAAAGAATTCTTAAAGAGGCATATCAATTAGGAGTAAAATTATTTATTATTAGCGGTGGCGAACCGACCTTATATCCGAGATTAGCTGAATTAATAGAAATTGGTAGAAACTACGGTTGGGTAGTTAAATTAAATTCCAATGGTTCTATGATTACTCCCGAGTATGCGGAGACTCTTATTAAAGCTGGATTAAATTTTATCACTATTTCCTTGTATGCTCCCTCTCCAGATATTAATAGACAGATGAGAGGAGCAAATAAATTATGGATGAAAACTACCTCATCGATTAGAATATTTTCTCAACTTGAAAAAAAATATCCTTATTTTAGAGTAAACACTCAGTCGATATTGGTTAGAGAAAATTTTCGCTCATTTACCGAATTGCTTAAACTGCATTATGAACTGGGTTCAAATCGGATGACCGTGTCTTACTTAGAAGGTGATTTTGAAAAGAAAAACTTATTAACCGAAGAGGAGATTCTTTATTTCAATAAAAATATTATTCCCCAAGCGTTAGATTTCTGTAAAAATTTAGATAGAGATGTACGAGGAGTGGCCATACGGAATTTGCAAGGATTATTTTCCCAAGGAATTATCTCTCTTTCTAATTGGGCAAAAGGAGTATATCAACCCAAAAGTGGTCATCGCAGATCTTGCCAGAGTGCCCAGGGACTTGCCTTCATTCTGGCAAATGGTGATGTGCATCCCTGCCATATAGTAGAATATACCCACGAACCTGTAATGGGGAATTTACTTAAGAATACTTTAACTGAATTATGGTACAGTAATCAATGGATGAATTTTAGAAAGGAACTATTAGATCAATGTGAATTATGCCCGGTTAATTTACATGCTACCATTCCTTTACGTTTTGATAAGTCAAAGCCTTTACGTAATTTTTATGAATCAAAAATAAAGAATAGAAAAATATTTCAGGGTATTGAATCTTTAGCACGAATTTATAAAAAGTTATAG
- a CDS encoding glycosyltransferase family 2 protein — translation MLKNPVISIIIPTYNRAHLIDKAIKSVLNQTYQNYEIMIVDDGSTDNTKEVVKGFADSRINYFFHTNNLGVSAARNTGIKASRGEYIAFLDSDDEWLPEKLNRQIKIFKSESSVVGVVYTGIYYSDEKGKKVKKVYMPGNEGYIYEHLLKRETEIYISTVLLKNECFTKAGLFDADLFIGEDYDMWLRIAKYYKFRAVKELLVVGLIHDSQTSANSEVMIEGVKKFQKKYSKELRTRPYSNSTFYFYLGNKFCHLRKIREGQKYFIKAVLTYPFCPKYYIYLLCSIFGSRGYMHISHIRRYFMNMRKVDDD, via the coding sequence ATGTTGAAAAATCCTGTTATAAGCATCATTATTCCCACCTATAATCGAGCACATCTAATAGATAAAGCTATTAAAAGCGTATTGAATCAAACTTATCAAAATTATGAAATTATGATCGTTGATGATGGCTCGACGGATAATACCAAAGAAGTAGTAAAAGGTTTTGCAGATTCAAGAATCAATTATTTTTTTCACACTAATAATCTGGGCGTATCAGCAGCTCGTAATACCGGGATAAAAGCTTCACGGGGAGAATATATTGCTTTTCTTGACTCTGATGATGAGTGGCTTCCGGAAAAACTGAATAGGCAGATAAAAATTTTTAAAAGTGAATCTTCGGTAGTTGGAGTTGTCTATACCGGAATTTATTATAGTGATGAAAAGGGAAAAAAAGTAAAGAAAGTGTATATGCCCGGAAATGAAGGTTATATCTATGAGCATTTATTGAAAAGAGAAACTGAAATTTATATCTCTACTGTACTGTTAAAAAATGAATGTTTTACCAAAGCTGGATTATTTGATGCGGATTTGTTTATAGGAGAAGATTATGATATGTGGTTGAGGATTGCAAAATATTATAAATTTAGAGCCGTTAAAGAACTTTTAGTAGTAGGCTTGATTCATGATAGTCAAACCTCCGCTAATTCGGAAGTTATGATTGAAGGAGTAAAAAAATTTCAGAAGAAATACAGTAAAGAACTTAGAACAAGACCATATAGTAATAGCACGTTTTATTTTTATTTGGGAAATAAGTTTTGCCATTTAAGAAAAATAAGAGAAGGCCAAAAGTATTTTATAAAGGCAGTTTTAACTTATCCATTTTGCCCTAAATATTATATTTATTTACTTTGTTCCATTTTTGGGTCGAGGGGGTATATGCATATTTCTCATATCAGAAGATATTTTATGAATATGAGAAAAGTAGATGATGATTAA
- a CDS encoding phenylacetate--CoA ligase family protein, protein MAFNRVDIETKFRRNILLPIYWKYIKHWRVLEYYKKLKEYQWKTIEENRNLQRKKLFELVKYAGQNIPYYKQIIQKNNIRFSEDTIFEDIKKFPILTKDIIRKNFDQLYKFKDNTYYRNTTSGSTGEPAIFYQDRHCLEWQIATKLLFDEWAGRKVGEPIVKLWGAIDDILKGSRGIRGYLKQQLYGVTTLNSYMMTEKNLYDYVQRINKIKPRLILAYSNSIDELCRFIQEQDLSVYFPKAIMTSAGVLFPEFRKRIEEVFHALVFDCYGSREVGDIACNCEKTDELHLIPQIHYLEILNDSGKEANQGESGEIIITLLTNYTMPLIRYNIEDRGVFSKAKCSCGREFPFLKKVEGRIRNIFRNKKGDIIDGGFFIELFYFRDYLKKVQVIQKDYDFIVVNLVLKDHQKIKVANTDFKEIDKKIKLAMGNETEIKFNIVDEIKPSPSGKYLRTFSQIDPQDKNFRE, encoded by the coding sequence GTGGCTTTTAACAGAGTAGATATCGAAACAAAATTCCGAAGGAATATTTTACTTCCCATTTACTGGAAATATATTAAACATTGGAGAGTATTAGAATATTATAAGAAATTAAAAGAATATCAATGGAAAACTATAGAGGAGAATCGTAATCTTCAGAGGAAAAAACTCTTTGAACTAGTTAAATATGCCGGTCAGAATATCCCTTATTATAAGCAGATTATCCAAAAAAATAATATTCGATTTTCAGAGGATACGATATTTGAGGACATTAAGAAATTTCCTATTTTAACTAAAGATATTATCAGAAAAAATTTTGACCAACTGTATAAATTTAAAGATAATACTTATTATCGAAATACTACCAGTGGATCAACCGGAGAACCGGCAATATTCTATCAAGATAGGCATTGCTTGGAATGGCAAATAGCCACTAAATTATTATTTGATGAATGGGCAGGGAGAAAGGTTGGTGAACCTATAGTAAAATTGTGGGGAGCAATAGACGATATTCTAAAAGGCAGCAGGGGGATAAGAGGATATCTCAAGCAGCAGCTTTATGGGGTAACCACTTTAAACTCTTATATGATGACCGAGAAAAATTTGTACGATTACGTGCAGAGGATTAATAAGATAAAACCTCGCTTAATACTTGCCTATTCAAATAGTATTGATGAATTATGCCGTTTTATTCAAGAACAAGATCTATCAGTATATTTCCCTAAAGCTATTATGACTTCGGCCGGTGTTTTATTTCCTGAATTTAGAAAGAGGATCGAAGAAGTATTTCATGCCCTAGTATTTGATTGTTATGGTTCAAGAGAAGTAGGTGATATTGCCTGCAATTGCGAAAAAACCGATGAGCTGCACCTAATTCCCCAAATACATTATTTGGAAATTTTGAATGATAGTGGGAAGGAAGCAAATCAGGGGGAATCAGGCGAAATAATTATAACTTTGCTTACCAATTATACCATGCCTTTGATCAGGTATAACATTGAAGACCGGGGTGTTTTTTCGAAAGCTAAGTGCAGTTGTGGAAGGGAATTTCCTTTTTTAAAAAAAGTAGAAGGTCGTATACGCAATATATTTAGAAATAAAAAAGGAGATATTATTGATGGCGGCTTTTTTATTGAACTATTTTATTTCCGTGATTATTTAAAAAAGGTGCAGGTAATTCAGAAAGATTATGATTTTATTGTGGTTAACTTGGTTCTAAAAGATCATCAAAAAATAAAAGTTGCCAATACAGATTTTAAAGAAATTGATAAAAAGATTAAGTTAGCCATGGGTAATGAAACAGAGATTAAATTTAATATCGTTGATGAAATAAAGCCCAGTCCTTCCGGGAAATACTTACGAACATTCTCACAAATAGACCCCCAAGATAAGAACTTCAGAGAATAA